One window of the Rosa rugosa chromosome 3, drRosRugo1.1, whole genome shotgun sequence genome contains the following:
- the LOC133739412 gene encoding carotenoid 9,10(9',10')-cleavage dioxygenase 1-like produces MKVDVSKTMKNTSGKMLDAVVDSLFQFVDIPSLPSQKNFLPVEEIGELVEVTCTLGEIPADFAEGVFIRNGSNPLFGGLKSAVSIFGESHNIWVEGEGMLHALYFKKDDDCGSWIISYKNRYVESETFKIETQRNKPGFLPALAGDAPAIIAAFLLNSLRFGTVIKHMSNTNVFEHSGRIYSIAENSLPQEVDISTLETICDWDVNGTWDRPFTSHPKKAPNGELVVMGTDAWKPYYVLGVISADGKKVHKVDLKFKRCVFSHDIGVTQNYNVILDHPLTLDVKRLTMGGQIMQYEKEEYARIGVMPRYGDAESVKWFEVQTNCTLHFLNCFEDANQVIVRGCRALTSVVSDPDGSLNPYEWFSKGFIFAGDHDSAEVGYLFTHLYEWRLNMLSGKVEERNLTGSEYSMDFPFINEQFTGLKHSYGYTQVIDSGASSICGMAKFGSLAKLYLEESDSTKSVEGRGEHWIKVEYHKFEDNNFCSGSAFVPRNGGIEEDDGWIITFVHNEETDVTQVHIIDAQDFEGEAIAKLTLPQRVPYGFHSTFLSMPVCQS; encoded by the exons ATGAAGGTGGATGTCTCGAAAACCATGAAGAACACTTCCGGGAAAATGTTAGATGCAGTTGTGGACTCCCTGTTCCAATTTGTGGATATACCCTCACTCCCATCTCAG AAAAACTTTTTACCCGTTGAAGAGATCGGAGAACTTGTTGAGGTCACCTGCACCTTAGGAGAAATTCCTGCTGATTTTGCGGAGGGTGTTTTCATCAGAAATG GCAGTAATCCTTTGTTTGGAGGTCTAAAATCAGCAGTTTCGATCTTCGGAGAATCACACAATATTTGGGTAGAGGGAGAAGGAATGCTCCATGCTCTATACTTCAAGAAAGACGATGATTGTGGAAGTTGGATAATCTCATATAAGAATAGATATGTTGAGAGTGAGACATTTAAGATAGAAACTCAACGAAATAAACCAGGTTTCTTACCGGCCCTTGCAGGAGACGCTCCAGCAATTATAGCAGCATTTCTTTTAAATTCG TTGAGATTTGGGACAGTCATTAAACACATGAGCAACACCAATGTTTTCGAGCATTCCGGGAGAATTTACTCAATTGCAGAGAACTCTCTGCCTCAAGAGGTGGACATTTCAACCTTGGAAACCATTTGTGATTGGGATGTCAATGGAACTTGGGATCGACCTTTCACAAGTCATCCAAAG AAAGCTCCAAACGGAGAGTTAGTCGTGATGGGGACAGATGCATGGAAACCTTACTATGTTTTAGGGGTCATCTCTG CTGATGGAAAGAAAGTGCACAAGGTTGATCTCAAATTTAAAAGATGTGTGTTCAGTCATGATATAGGAGTCACGCAAAA CTACAATGTAATCCTTGATCATCCCCTCACATTGGATGTAAAGAGACTCACCATGGGAGGCCA AATAATGCAGTATGAAAAGGAAGAGTACGCTAGAATTGGGGTCATGCCTCGTTATGGAGATGCAGAGTCTGTCAAATGGTTTGAGGTACAGACCAATTGCAcacttcactttctcaattGCTTTGAGGATGCTAATCAG GTTATAGTCAGGGGATGTAGGGCTCTCACATCTGTTGTATCAGATCCTGACGGCAGCCTAAACCCTTATGAATGGTTCTCCAAAGGGTTCATCTTTGCTGGTGATCATGATTCTGCAGAGGTTGGATATCTCTTTACGCATTTATACGAATGGAGATTGAACATGTTATCTGGGAAAGTTGAGGAGAGAAACTTAACTGGATCTGAATACTCCATGGATTTTCCCTTCATCAATGAACAATTTACTGGTTTAAAACACAGTTATGGATATACTCAGGTCATTGATTCCGGGGCAAGCTCTATATGTG GCATGGCTAAATTTGGATCTCTAGCCAAATTATATTTGGAAGAATCAGATTCTACAAAATCTGTG GAGGGAAGGGGTGAGCACTGGATAAAGGTAGAATACCATAAGTTTGAGGACAACAACTTTTGCAGTGGAAGTGCTTTTGTCCCCAGAAATGGAGGCATCGAGGAAGATGATGGCTGGATTATCACTTTTGTCCACAATGAAGAAACTGATGTGACCCAA GTTCATATCATTGATGCACAGGATTTTGAAGGTGAAGCGATTGCGAAACTGACATTGCCACAACGGGTGCCCTATGGTTTTCATTCAACCTTTCTGTCAATGCCAGTTTGTCAATCTTAG
- the LOC133740378 gene encoding carotenoid 9,10(9',10')-cleavage dioxygenase 1-like isoform X2 has product MGMAFQVNCCIQNKKPSAVLDNVEYFKTTLSSAIMKQPLLRRMQQVPMHIDVSKIFKNASAKMLDAFVDSVFEFIDQPLLPSQKNFAPVGELEGEGVVITSIIGRIPDNFPEGVYVRNGPNPLFGGLKSTKSVFGRSSHIWIEGEGMVHALYFTKNDVVSSDGSRWTVRYNNRHVETETYKLEKQRNKPSFLPAIGGDSPAILSAYLLNLLRFGKVNKYLSNTNVFEHSGRFYSVAENHIPQEIDILTLETLGNWDVSGAWTRPFISHPKRAPGTGELVIMGVDAVKPFWEVGVVSADGKELIHKVDLKLNRCSICHEIGVTQRYNVIMDIALTIDIKRLVGGGPLVKYNEEEYARIGVMPRYGDASSIRWFKVEPNCTFHIINSFETGDEVVVWGCKALDSVIGPSNESSTDNSTSTAENASKLYSHAYEWRLNMETGEVRERYLTGKKFSMDFPMINGNFCGLKNRFGYAQVVDSVVSSTSGLLKYGGIAKLHFEEPAEREGELENEEIKVERHMFEENTFCTGAAFVPKQSDSSRTGSIILEEVEEDDGWVITFVHNEDTKVSQVYVIDTKEFCSEPVAKITLPCRVPYGFHGAFMPTSSNT; this is encoded by the exons ATGGGTATGGCGTTTCAAGTGAATTGCTGTATTCAGAACAAGAAGCCCTCAGCTGTCCTAGACAATGTTGAGTACTTCAAGACCACACTCTCCTCGGCTATCATG AAGCAGCCATTGTTGAGAAGGATGCAACAAGTTCCCATGCATATAGATGTCTCGAAAATCTTCAAGAACGCTTCTGCAAAAATGTTGGACGCCTTTGTAGATTCGGTGTTTGAATTCATTGATCAACCATTGCTTCCATCTCAG AAGAACTTCGCCCCAGTTGGTGAATTGGAAGGAGAAGGAGTTGTAATCACGAGCATCATCGGAAGAATTCCAGATAACTTTCCGGAGGGAGTCTACGTAAGAAATG GACCAAACCCTTTATTTGGAGGATTGAAATCGACGAAATCGGTGTTTGGAAGGTCAAGTCATATATGGATAGAAGGAGAAGGCATGGTTCATGCTCTGTATTTTACGAAGAACGACGTCGTCAGCAGTGATGGTAGCAGATGGACGGTCCGGTACAACAACAGACATGTCGAAACCGAAACTTACAAGcttgaaaaacaaagaaacaagccTTCTTTTCTCCCTGCCATTGGTGGCGACTCGCCGGCTATTTTGTCTGCTTATCTCCTCAATTTG TTGCGGTTTGGCAAAGTAAACAAGTACTTAAGCAACACAAATGTGTTTGAGCATTCGGGGAGGTTTTACTCAGTTGCAGAAAATCACATACCACAAGAGATTGATATCCTTACGCTGGAAACTTTAGGCAATTGGGATGTCTCTGGAGCTTGGACCAGACCTTTTATCAGCCACCCGAAG AGAGCTCCAGGCACAGGAGAGTTGGTCATAATGGGCGTGGACGCAGTTAAACCGTTTTGGGAAGTAGGGGTAGTTTCTG CTGATGGCAAAGAATTAATCCACAAGGTGGATCTCAAACTCAATAGGTGCAGCATTTGCCATGAAATAGGGGTTACGCAGAG GTACAATGTGATCATGGATATTGCACTAACTATAGACATAAAGAGACTCGTAGGTGGAGGCCC ATTAGTAAAGTATAATGAGGAAGAATATGCAAGAATTGGTGTAATGCCTCGCTACGGTGACGCAAGTTCAATCCGGTGGTTTAAAGTTGAACCCAATTGCACATTTCACATCATCAATAGTTTTGAAACTGGTGATGAG GTTGTAGTGTGGGGTTGTAAAGCTCTTGACTCAGTTATAGGTCCAAGTAATGAAAGCAGTACTGATAATAGCACCTCAACGGCAGAGAATGCTAGTAAATTATACTCCCATGCTTATGAATGGAGATTAAACATGGAGACTGGAGAAGTCAGGGAGAGATATCTCACTGGCAAAAAGTTTTCCATGGATTTTCCTATGATCAATGGAAACTTTTGCGGCCTTAAAAACAGATTTGGGTATGCCCAAGTCGTCGATTCAGTTGTGAGCTCTACCTCAG GGTTGCTTAAGTATGGTGGTATAGCTAAGCTACATTTTGAAGAGCCAGCTGAG AGAGAAGGCGAATTAGAAAATGAGGAAATAAAGGTAGAAAGACATATGTTTGAGGAGAACACCTTTTGTACCGGAGCTGCTTTTGTCCCTAAACAAAGTGATAGTAGCAGGACTGGTAGTATTATTCTtgaagaagtagaagaagatgatggatgGGTTATTACTTTTGTTCACAATGAAGATACCAAAGTATCACAA GTTTATGTTATTGATACCAAGGAGTTTTGCAGTGAGCCTGTAGCCAAAATTACATTGCCCTGCAGAGTTCCATATGGATTTCATGGAGCATTCATGCCAACCTCATCGAACACCTAA
- the LOC133738509 gene encoding exosome complex exonuclease RRP46 homolog: protein MEIDRLDGRTPNQLRPLACTRNVLNRAHGSASWCQGDTKVLAAVYGPKAGTKKNENPEKACIEVIWKPKTGQSGKTEREYEMILKRTLQSICILTLNPNTTTSVIIQVVNDDGALLPCAINAACAALVDAGIPLKHLAVAICCCLAESGYVILDPSKLEEQKMKAFVYLVFPNSVLSNLPEGQLKVQGEPMEHGIITSVTQGAMPVDDYLHCLERGRAATAKMSAFLRKSLQPKLPID, encoded by the exons ATGGAAATTGACAGATTAGATGGTCGTACACCAAACCAGTTGAGACCACTGGCCTGTACTCGCAACGTTCTCAACCGAGCTCATGGCTCTGCCAGTTGGTGTCAAG GGGATACCAAAGTTCTTGCTGCAGTTTATGGACCCAAAGCGGGgacaaagaagaatgaaaaccCTGAAAAGGCTTGCATTGAGGTTATTTGGAAGCCTAAAACAGGCCAGAGTG GAAAAACAGAAAGGGAATATGAGATGATATTGAAAAGGACCTTGCAAAGCATCTGTATACTGACTCTCAACCCAAATACTACGACCTCAGTTATTATTCAG GTTGTCAATGATGATGGTGCT CTTTTGCCATGCGCCATAAATGCAGCATGTGCTGCCCTTGTTGATGCTGGGATTCCTTTAAAGCATCTTGCTG TTGCAATATGTTGTTGCTTGGCAGAGAGTGGATACGTCATATTGGATCCTAGCAAGCTAGAAGAGCAG AAAATGAAGGCATTTGTATATTTGGTCTTCCCAAACTCAGTTCTCTCAAACCTTCCAGAAGGACAGTTGAAGGTGCAAGGCGAACCAATGGAACATGGTATCATCACCTCTGTAACCCAGGGTGCAATGCCAG TTGATGACTATCTCCACTGTTTAGAACGAGGGCGCGCAGCTACTGCCAAGATGTCTGCTTTTCTCAGAAAGAGCCTGCAACCAAAGCTCCCAATTGATTGA
- the LOC133740378 gene encoding carotenoid 9,10(9',10')-cleavage dioxygenase 1-like isoform X1 — MGMAFQVNCCIQNKKPSAVLDNVEYFKTTLSSAIMKQPLLRRMQQVPMHIDVSKIFKNASAKMLDAFVDSVFEFIDQPLLPSQKNFAPVGELEGEGVVITSIIGRIPDNFPEGVYVRNGPNPLFGGLKSTKSVFGRSSHIWIEGEGMVHALYFTKNDVVSSDGSRWTVRYNNRHVETETYKLEKQRNKPSFLPAIGGDSPAILSAYLLNLLRFGKVNKYLSNTNVFEHSGRFYSVAENHIPQEIDILTLETLGNWDVSGAWTRPFISHPKRAPGTGELVIMGVDAVKPFWEVGVVSADGKELIHKVDLKLNRCSICHEIGVTQRYNVIMDIALTIDIKRLVGGGPLVKYNEEEYARIGVMPRYGDASSIRWFKVEPNCTFHIINSFETGDEQVVVWGCKALDSVIGPSNESSTDNSTSTAENASKLYSHAYEWRLNMETGEVRERYLTGKKFSMDFPMINGNFCGLKNRFGYAQVVDSVVSSTSGLLKYGGIAKLHFEEPAEREGELENEEIKVERHMFEENTFCTGAAFVPKQSDSSRTGSIILEEVEEDDGWVITFVHNEDTKVSQVYVIDTKEFCSEPVAKITLPCRVPYGFHGAFMPTSSNT, encoded by the exons ATGGGTATGGCGTTTCAAGTGAATTGCTGTATTCAGAACAAGAAGCCCTCAGCTGTCCTAGACAATGTTGAGTACTTCAAGACCACACTCTCCTCGGCTATCATG AAGCAGCCATTGTTGAGAAGGATGCAACAAGTTCCCATGCATATAGATGTCTCGAAAATCTTCAAGAACGCTTCTGCAAAAATGTTGGACGCCTTTGTAGATTCGGTGTTTGAATTCATTGATCAACCATTGCTTCCATCTCAG AAGAACTTCGCCCCAGTTGGTGAATTGGAAGGAGAAGGAGTTGTAATCACGAGCATCATCGGAAGAATTCCAGATAACTTTCCGGAGGGAGTCTACGTAAGAAATG GACCAAACCCTTTATTTGGAGGATTGAAATCGACGAAATCGGTGTTTGGAAGGTCAAGTCATATATGGATAGAAGGAGAAGGCATGGTTCATGCTCTGTATTTTACGAAGAACGACGTCGTCAGCAGTGATGGTAGCAGATGGACGGTCCGGTACAACAACAGACATGTCGAAACCGAAACTTACAAGcttgaaaaacaaagaaacaagccTTCTTTTCTCCCTGCCATTGGTGGCGACTCGCCGGCTATTTTGTCTGCTTATCTCCTCAATTTG TTGCGGTTTGGCAAAGTAAACAAGTACTTAAGCAACACAAATGTGTTTGAGCATTCGGGGAGGTTTTACTCAGTTGCAGAAAATCACATACCACAAGAGATTGATATCCTTACGCTGGAAACTTTAGGCAATTGGGATGTCTCTGGAGCTTGGACCAGACCTTTTATCAGCCACCCGAAG AGAGCTCCAGGCACAGGAGAGTTGGTCATAATGGGCGTGGACGCAGTTAAACCGTTTTGGGAAGTAGGGGTAGTTTCTG CTGATGGCAAAGAATTAATCCACAAGGTGGATCTCAAACTCAATAGGTGCAGCATTTGCCATGAAATAGGGGTTACGCAGAG GTACAATGTGATCATGGATATTGCACTAACTATAGACATAAAGAGACTCGTAGGTGGAGGCCC ATTAGTAAAGTATAATGAGGAAGAATATGCAAGAATTGGTGTAATGCCTCGCTACGGTGACGCAAGTTCAATCCGGTGGTTTAAAGTTGAACCCAATTGCACATTTCACATCATCAATAGTTTTGAAACTGGTGATGAG CAGGTTGTAGTGTGGGGTTGTAAAGCTCTTGACTCAGTTATAGGTCCAAGTAATGAAAGCAGTACTGATAATAGCACCTCAACGGCAGAGAATGCTAGTAAATTATACTCCCATGCTTATGAATGGAGATTAAACATGGAGACTGGAGAAGTCAGGGAGAGATATCTCACTGGCAAAAAGTTTTCCATGGATTTTCCTATGATCAATGGAAACTTTTGCGGCCTTAAAAACAGATTTGGGTATGCCCAAGTCGTCGATTCAGTTGTGAGCTCTACCTCAG GGTTGCTTAAGTATGGTGGTATAGCTAAGCTACATTTTGAAGAGCCAGCTGAG AGAGAAGGCGAATTAGAAAATGAGGAAATAAAGGTAGAAAGACATATGTTTGAGGAGAACACCTTTTGTACCGGAGCTGCTTTTGTCCCTAAACAAAGTGATAGTAGCAGGACTGGTAGTATTATTCTtgaagaagtagaagaagatgatggatgGGTTATTACTTTTGTTCACAATGAAGATACCAAAGTATCACAA GTTTATGTTATTGATACCAAGGAGTTTTGCAGTGAGCCTGTAGCCAAAATTACATTGCCCTGCAGAGTTCCATATGGATTTCATGGAGCATTCATGCCAACCTCATCGAACACCTAA
- the LOC133739414 gene encoding aquaporin TIP4-1 yields the protein MGKIAFGSTSEAAKPEVWRALIVEFITTFLFIFAGVGSAMATDKLGADTTVALFFIAITHALVVAVMISAGHISGGHLNPAVTLGLLAGGHITLFRSVLYWIDQLLAAAASCYLLKYLTGGLTTPIHSLASGVGFFQGVIWEIILTFSLLFTVYATIVDPKKGSLDGLGPTLTGFVVGANILAGGAFSGASMNPARSFGPALVSWDWTDHWVYWVGPLIGGGLAGFIYEIFFIERPRNYQPIPAYQEEA from the exons ATGGGGAAAATAGCGTTTGGAAGCACCAGTGAGGCTGCAAAGCCGGAAGTCTGGAGGGCGCTTATCGTCGAGTTTATCACCACCTTCCTCTTCATCTTTGCTGGTGTTGGATCAGCCATGGCTActg ATAAGCTAGGAGCAGATACAACTGTGGCATTGTTTTTCATAGCTATCACGCATGCCCTAGTCGTGGCCGTGATGATATCCGCCGGCCACATTTCCGGTGGTCATCTTAACCCCGCTGTCACCCTCGGCCTCCTCGCCGGCGGTCACATTACCCTCTTCCGATCTGTGCTTTATTGGATTGATCAGTTGTTAGCAGCTGCCGCATCTTGTTACCTTCTAAAGTACCTCACAGGAGGATTG ACTACTCCAATTCATTCACTTGCAAGTGGAGTCGGCTTCTTCCAAGGTGTGATATGGGAGATCATCTTGACATTCTCCTTGCTTTTCACAGTCTACGCTACAATTGTGGATCCGAAGAAAGGATCTCTTGATGGGCTGGGCCCAACTCTCACTGGGTTTGTAGTGGGTGCCAACATCCTAGCTGGCGGGGCCTTCTCAGGGGCTTCAATGAACCCAGCAAGGTCTTTTGGGCCTGCTCTGGTGAGCTGGGACTGGACTGATCACTGGGTCTATTGGGTTGGGCCTCTCATCGGTGGTGGCCTCGCTGGCTTCATCTATGAAATTTTCTTCATTGAGAGACCACGTAATTACCAACCCATCCCTGCATATCAGGAAGAGGCTTAA